A section of the Oryzias melastigma strain HK-1 linkage group LG2, ASM292280v2, whole genome shotgun sequence genome encodes:
- the LOC112145349 gene encoding uncharacterized protein LOC112145349 isoform X2 → MDKCENTEEKAPPSENGRFEKQKIQSKAQRNQPGPGFEPSCVSFKSDRSKDVIINFNDISSGVEQIHQRLRSGSEPSFASFRNDQANGHHTHSKSSESSGVERVDHRRSPLLPEENETRNQNQTCFDFTPEVSPEKDGVLYSFRFSGSGLFECSLTGLKFHITQEGEVNYKTLIWDTTLLESRELQARGPLFNIESSPGTISQLHLPHCEHQPLSESLSVLHITGDGSSLIKPEKITETHVVVNVPHLSDFGIVSTFFQRLIERKIKGQALLFLDNNNNFLSIHVILLPSNVPLQEGWRNSNRKASYLTQKDCSALGQLSLTECQVLL, encoded by the exons gaaccaacctggacctggatttgaacccagctgtgtgtccttcaaGAGTGACAGATCAAAGGATGTTATCATTAACTTCAATGACATCAGTTCAggagtggaaca gaTCCATCAGAGACTTcgatctggatcagaacccaGCTTTGCGTCCTTCAGGAATGATCAGGCCAATGGTCATCATACTCATTCTAAATCATCAGAATCTTCTGGTGTAGAAAG AGTTGACCACCGTAGATCACCTCTTCTTCCTGAGGAGAATGAAACAAGGAATCAAAACCAG ACTTGTTTCGACTTCACTCCCGAAGTGAGCCCAGAAAAGGATGGAGTTTTGTACAG TTTTAGGTTTTCTGGTTCGGGTTTGTTCGAGTGTTCTCTCACTGGCCTGAAATTCCACATCACCCAGGAGGGGGAGGTGAATTACAAGACTTTGATTTGGGATACAACACTCCTAGAGTCAAGAGAACTGCAGGCTCGAGGACCCCTTTTCAACATTGAGAGTTCTCCCGGCACCATCAGCCAGCTGCATCTACCACACTGTGAACATCAACCCT TATCTGAGAGCCTCTCTGTTCTCCACATCACTGGTGATGGTTCAAGCCTCATTAAGCCTGAGAAAATCACAGAAACCCATGTGGTTGTGAACGTCCCGCACCTCTCTGACTTTGGCATTGTCAGTACTTTTTTCCAACGTTTAATAGAGAGGAAGATTAAAGGCCAAGCTTTGCTGTTCCTGGATAACAACAACAACTTTCTTTCCATCCACGTGATTCTGCTACCAAGCAACGTCCCTCTTCAAGaa gGTTGGAGAAACAGCAACAGAAAAGCATCTTATCTAACACAGAAAGACTGCAGCGCATTAGGCCAGCTTTCATTGACAGAGTGTCAGGTCCTACTTTAG
- the LOC112145349 gene encoding uncharacterized protein LOC112145349 isoform X1, whose protein sequence is MDKCENTEEKAPPSENGRFEKQKIQSKAQRNQPGPGFEPSCVSFKSDRSKDVIINFNDISSGVEQIHQRLRSGSEPSFASFRNDQANGHHTHSKSSESSGVERVDHRRSPLLPEENETRNQNQTCFDFTPEVSPEKDGVLYSFRFSGSGLFECSLTGLKFHITQEGEVNYKTLIWDTTLLESRELQARGPLFNIESSPGTISQLHLPHCEHQPLSESLSVLHITGDGSSLIKPEKITETHVVVNVPHLSDFGIVSTFFQRLIERKIKGQALLFLDNNNNFLSIHVILLPSNVPLQEVKEFHKDSTFIKVPAYCVFYKDQTYSCHSHPGWVDIQPLRSEVPENYGPNYHALYCLRLPLKRQRRTKKVTITIKDQQDQVIWQHKLPLPGLEKQQQKSILSNTERLQRIRPAFIDRVSGPTLDNLLPKLCQCTVITPNEEEKIGEVTSRLDKAKTLLDIVIKKGERASSNLIKILMEEDRALSETLELM, encoded by the exons gaaccaacctggacctggatttgaacccagctgtgtgtccttcaaGAGTGACAGATCAAAGGATGTTATCATTAACTTCAATGACATCAGTTCAggagtggaaca gaTCCATCAGAGACTTcgatctggatcagaacccaGCTTTGCGTCCTTCAGGAATGATCAGGCCAATGGTCATCATACTCATTCTAAATCATCAGAATCTTCTGGTGTAGAAAG AGTTGACCACCGTAGATCACCTCTTCTTCCTGAGGAGAATGAAACAAGGAATCAAAACCAG ACTTGTTTCGACTTCACTCCCGAAGTGAGCCCAGAAAAGGATGGAGTTTTGTACAG TTTTAGGTTTTCTGGTTCGGGTTTGTTCGAGTGTTCTCTCACTGGCCTGAAATTCCACATCACCCAGGAGGGGGAGGTGAATTACAAGACTTTGATTTGGGATACAACACTCCTAGAGTCAAGAGAACTGCAGGCTCGAGGACCCCTTTTCAACATTGAGAGTTCTCCCGGCACCATCAGCCAGCTGCATCTACCACACTGTGAACATCAACCCT TATCTGAGAGCCTCTCTGTTCTCCACATCACTGGTGATGGTTCAAGCCTCATTAAGCCTGAGAAAATCACAGAAACCCATGTGGTTGTGAACGTCCCGCACCTCTCTGACTTTGGCATTGTCAGTACTTTTTTCCAACGTTTAATAGAGAGGAAGATTAAAGGCCAAGCTTTGCTGTTCCTGGATAACAACAACAACTTTCTTTCCATCCACGTGATTCTGCTACCAAGCAACGTCCCTCTTCAAGaa GTAAAGGAGTTCCACAAAGATTCAACGTTCATCAAGGTTCCAGCTTACTGTGTTTTCTACAAAGACCAAACTTACAGCTGTCACAGTCACCCAGGATGGGTTGACATACAACCCCTA AGATCTGAAGTTCCAGAAAACTATGGACCAAACTACCATGCACTGTATTGCTTACGTTTGCCATTGAAACGTCAAAGAAGAACCAAAAAAGTCACTATTACCATTAAAGATCAACAAGATCAAGTCATATGGCAGCATAAACTCCCCTTACCAG gGTTGGAGAAACAGCAACAGAAAAGCATCTTATCTAACACAGAAAGACTGCAGCGCATTAGGCCAGCTTTCATTGACAGAGTGTCAGGTCCTACTTTAGACAACCTGCTGCCTAAACTGTGTCAATGCACAGTCATCACTCCGAATGAGGAAGAGAAAATTGGAGAAGTAACCTCAAGATTAGACAAAGCAAAAACACTTCTTGACATTGTGATAAAAAAGGGAGAAAGAGCAAGTTCCAATCTCATTAAAATCTTAATGGAGGAAGATAGAGCTCTTTCTGAAACACTTGAATTGATGTGA